One segment of Streptomyces bathyalis DNA contains the following:
- a CDS encoding carbohydrate ABC transporter permease, with amino-acid sequence MKTTGTLPEDRETETVSTVLTGDPLRGTADEESKKGTEGRTLNVFSHGMLVLWAVMVVMPLLWAVMTSFKDDKSIFTSPWSPPSTLNFDNWSRAWSQAHMSEYFFNTLLVVGGSLIGTMLLGSMVAYVLARFDFPGNRFFYFLFIGGMSFPIILALVPLFYVMSNTGLLNTRHGLILAYIAYSLPFTTFFLTSFFRSLPTSVAEAALIDGASHTRTFFQVMLPMAKPGLISVGIFNFLGQWNQYMLPTVLNTDPDQRVLTQGLVELAASQGYKGDWSGLFAGLVMAMLPVLAAYIIFQRQVVAGLTAGALK; translated from the coding sequence ATGAAGACCACCGGCACCCTTCCCGAGGACCGCGAGACCGAGACGGTGAGCACCGTCCTCACCGGCGACCCGCTGCGCGGCACCGCCGACGAGGAGAGCAAGAAGGGCACGGAGGGCAGGACGCTCAACGTCTTCTCGCACGGGATGCTCGTGCTGTGGGCCGTGATGGTGGTGATGCCGCTCCTGTGGGCGGTGATGACCTCCTTCAAGGACGACAAGAGCATCTTCACCTCGCCGTGGTCACCGCCGTCCACGCTCAACTTCGACAACTGGTCGCGCGCCTGGAGCCAGGCGCACATGAGCGAGTACTTCTTCAACACCCTTCTGGTGGTGGGCGGTTCACTCATCGGCACCATGCTCCTCGGCAGCATGGTGGCGTACGTGCTGGCACGGTTCGACTTTCCCGGGAACCGCTTCTTCTACTTCCTGTTCATCGGCGGGATGAGCTTCCCGATCATCCTGGCTCTCGTGCCGCTGTTCTACGTGATGAGCAACACCGGGCTGCTGAACACCCGGCACGGTCTGATCCTGGCGTACATCGCGTACTCCCTGCCGTTCACCACGTTCTTCCTGACCTCGTTCTTCCGCTCGCTGCCGACGTCGGTGGCGGAGGCGGCGCTCATCGACGGTGCCTCGCACACCCGGACGTTCTTCCAGGTGATGCTGCCGATGGCGAAGCCCGGTCTGATCAGCGTGGGCATCTTCAACTTCCTCGGGCAGTGGAACCAGTACATGCTGCCCACGGTGCTCAACACCGATCCGGACCAGCGGGTGCTCACACAGGGACTGGTCGAACTGGCCGCCAGCCAGGGCTACAAGGGCGACTGGTCGGGCCTGTTCGCCGGTCTGGTGATGGCGATGCTGCCGGTGCTGGCGGCGTACATCATCTTCCAGCGGCAGGTGGTGGCAGGACTGACCGCGGGTGCGCTGAAGTAG
- a CDS encoding substrate-binding domain-containing protein — MNAKLRRVVIGTAAISMAVSLAACGKAGGGDGGSGGDNKTIGLLLPENKTTRYETFDRPIMTDKIKSLCKDCKVKYNNANQDSELQKKQFDALIAQGVKTIILDAVDAQATKSWVDRAAKKDVKVVAYDRLAEGDISAYISYDNERIGELQGQGLVEALGDKAKDANVVMINGSPTDPNAPLFKKGAHSVLDDKVKKVVYEQDIPDWSPDEANKKMGAAITKLGKDGFDGVYAANDGMAGGVSTAMKKQGVKDVPLGGQDAELAGLQRIIKGDQTLTIYKAIKPQAETTTEIAVALLQGKKIDEFTPKKVDSKSKKGVPAQLYDAKIVTKDNIQDTILKDKVYKVDQICTPQFKKACDAAGLK; from the coding sequence ATGAACGCAAAGCTGCGTCGCGTCGTCATCGGTACGGCAGCCATATCGATGGCCGTGTCCCTCGCGGCCTGTGGCAAGGCCGGAGGCGGTGACGGCGGAAGCGGTGGTGACAACAAGACCATCGGTCTGCTGCTGCCGGAGAACAAGACGACTCGTTACGAGACCTTCGACCGTCCCATCATGACGGACAAGATCAAGTCCCTCTGCAAGGACTGCAAGGTCAAGTACAACAACGCCAACCAGGACTCCGAGCTTCAGAAGAAGCAGTTCGACGCGCTCATCGCCCAGGGCGTCAAGACGATCATCCTGGACGCCGTCGACGCCCAGGCCACCAAGTCGTGGGTGGACCGCGCGGCGAAGAAGGACGTCAAGGTCGTCGCGTACGACCGCCTCGCCGAGGGCGACATCTCCGCCTACATCTCCTACGACAACGAGCGGATCGGCGAACTGCAGGGCCAGGGCCTGGTCGAGGCGCTGGGCGACAAGGCCAAGGACGCCAACGTCGTCATGATCAACGGCTCGCCGACCGACCCGAACGCGCCGCTGTTCAAGAAGGGCGCCCACAGCGTCCTCGACGACAAGGTCAAGAAGGTCGTCTATGAGCAGGACATCCCGGACTGGTCGCCGGACGAGGCGAACAAGAAGATGGGCGCCGCCATCACCAAGCTCGGCAAGGACGGCTTCGACGGCGTCTACGCCGCCAACGACGGCATGGCCGGCGGTGTCTCCACCGCGATGAAGAAGCAGGGCGTCAAGGACGTCCCGCTCGGTGGCCAGGACGCCGAACTCGCCGGTCTGCAGCGGATCATCAAGGGCGACCAGACGCTGACGATCTACAAGGCGATCAAGCCGCAGGCGGAGACCACGACCGAGATCGCGGTGGCTCTGCTCCAGGGCAAGAAGATCGACGAGTTCACGCCGAAGAAGGTCGACAGCAAGAGCAAGAAGGGCGTCCCCGCCCAGCTGTACGACGCCAAGATCGTGACCAAGGACAACATCCAGGACACGATCCTCAAGGACAAGGTCTACAAGGTCGACCAGATCTGCACCCCGCAGTTCAAGAAGGCCTGCGACGCGGCCGGTCTGAAGTAA
- a CDS encoding aconitate hydratase: protein MSANSFDARSTLQVGDESYEIFKLDKVEGSARLPYSLKVLLENLLRTEDGANITADHIRALGGWDANAKPSQEIQFTPARVIMQDFTGVPCVVDLATMREAVKELGGDADRINPLAPAELVIDHSVIADKFGTASAFAQNVELEYGRNRERYQFLRWGQTAFDEFKVVPPGTGIVHQVNIEHLARTVMVRGGQAYPDTLVGTDSHTTMVNGLGVLGWGVGGIEAEAAMLGQPVSMLIPRVVGFKLTGSLPTGTTATDLVLTITEMLRKHGVVGKFVEFYGEGVGAVPLANRATIGNMSPEFGSTAAIFPIDGETINYLKLTGRSEAQLQLVEAYAKEQGMWHDPAHEPEYSEYLELDLASVVPSIAGPKRPQDRIALSGAKQQFLADLPNYVADAGGAADGAPKTSASPVDEASSESFPASDAPAYGHLDNGSGVPQHAAIGADADSGPTKRVQVTGPDGNSYEIDHGAVAVAAITSCTNTSNPYVMVGAALVAKKAVEKGLTRKPWVKTTLAPGSQVVMDYYDRAGLTPYLDKLGFNLVGYGCTTCIGNSGPLPEEISQAVNDNDLAVVSVLSGNRNFEGRINPDVKMNYLASPPLVVAYAIAGSMKVDITTEPLGTDQDGNPVYLADLWPSEQEVEEVVASAIGQEMYTKGYTDVFAGDDQWQALPVPTGNTFEWDPESTYVRKPPYFDGMGTEPAPVEDISGARVLAKLGDSVTTDHISPAGAIKADTPAGKYLTEHGVERRDFNSYGSRRGNHEVMIRGTFANIRLRNQIAEGTEGGYTRDFTQQDAPVSFIYDASQNYQSQGIPLVVLAGKEYGSGSSRDWAAKGTALLGVKVVIAESYERIHRSNLIGMGVLPLQFPEGQSAESLGLTGEETFSFSGITALNDGGIPATVGVSTETGVSFDATVRIDTPGEADYYRNGGIMQYVLRSLINA, encoded by the coding sequence GTGTCGGCGAACAGCTTCGACGCCCGCAGCACGCTGCAGGTGGGCGACGAGTCGTACGAGATCTTCAAGCTGGACAAGGTGGAGGGCTCCGCGCGCCTCCCGTACAGCCTGAAGGTCCTGCTGGAGAACCTCCTCCGCACCGAGGACGGCGCTAACATCACCGCCGACCACATCCGCGCCCTGGGCGGGTGGGACGCGAATGCCAAGCCCAGCCAGGAGATCCAGTTCACGCCCGCCCGCGTGATCATGCAGGACTTCACGGGCGTGCCCTGCGTGGTGGACCTCGCGACCATGCGTGAGGCCGTCAAGGAGCTGGGCGGCGACGCGGACCGCATCAACCCCCTCGCCCCCGCCGAGCTGGTCATCGACCACTCCGTGATCGCCGACAAGTTCGGCACGGCCAGCGCCTTCGCTCAGAACGTCGAGCTGGAGTACGGGCGCAACCGCGAGCGCTACCAGTTCCTGCGCTGGGGCCAGACCGCCTTCGACGAGTTCAAGGTCGTCCCGCCCGGCACCGGCATCGTCCACCAGGTCAACATCGAGCACCTCGCCCGCACGGTCATGGTGCGAGGCGGCCAGGCCTACCCCGACACCCTCGTGGGCACCGACTCGCACACGACCATGGTCAACGGCCTCGGCGTGCTCGGCTGGGGCGTCGGCGGCATCGAGGCGGAGGCGGCCATGCTCGGGCAGCCGGTCTCGATGCTCATCCCGCGCGTCGTGGGCTTCAAGCTCACCGGCTCGCTGCCGACCGGCACCACCGCCACCGACCTCGTGCTGACGATCACCGAGATGCTGCGCAAGCACGGTGTCGTCGGGAAGTTCGTGGAGTTCTACGGCGAGGGCGTCGGCGCGGTGCCGCTGGCCAACCGCGCGACGATCGGCAACATGTCGCCGGAGTTCGGCTCCACCGCCGCGATCTTCCCGATCGACGGGGAGACCATCAACTACCTGAAGCTCACCGGCCGTTCGGAGGCCCAGCTCCAGCTCGTCGAGGCGTACGCCAAGGAGCAGGGCATGTGGCACGACCCGGCGCACGAGCCCGAGTACAGCGAGTACCTGGAGCTGGACCTCGCCAGCGTCGTGCCGTCGATCGCCGGCCCCAAGCGCCCGCAGGACCGCATCGCGCTCTCCGGGGCGAAGCAGCAGTTCCTGGCGGACCTGCCGAACTACGTCGCGGACGCCGGCGGCGCCGCGGACGGGGCCCCGAAGACCTCGGCGTCCCCCGTCGACGAGGCGAGCTCCGAGTCCTTCCCGGCGAGCGACGCCCCTGCCTACGGCCACCTGGACAACGGCAGCGGCGTGCCGCAGCACGCCGCCATCGGCGCGGACGCGGACAGCGGCCCGACCAAGCGCGTGCAGGTCACCGGCCCGGACGGCAACTCGTACGAGATCGACCACGGCGCCGTCGCGGTCGCGGCGATCACCTCCTGCACCAACACCTCCAACCCGTACGTGATGGTGGGCGCGGCGCTGGTGGCCAAGAAGGCGGTCGAGAAGGGCCTCACGCGCAAGCCGTGGGTCAAGACCACCCTGGCCCCGGGCTCCCAGGTCGTCATGGACTACTACGACCGCGCGGGCCTCACCCCGTACCTGGACAAGCTCGGCTTCAACCTCGTCGGCTACGGCTGCACGACCTGCATCGGCAACTCCGGTCCGCTGCCGGAGGAGATCTCGCAGGCCGTCAACGACAACGACCTCGCCGTCGTGTCCGTCCTCTCCGGAAACCGGAACTTCGAGGGCCGGATCAACCCGGACGTGAAGATGAACTACCTCGCGTCCCCGCCGCTGGTCGTGGCCTACGCGATCGCCGGTTCGATGAAGGTGGACATCACCACTGAGCCGCTGGGCACCGACCAGGACGGCAACCCGGTGTACCTCGCCGACCTGTGGCCCTCCGAGCAGGAGGTCGAGGAGGTCGTGGCCTCGGCCATCGGCCAGGAGATGTACACGAAGGGCTACACCGACGTCTTCGCGGGCGACGACCAGTGGCAGGCGCTGCCGGTGCCGACCGGGAACACCTTCGAGTGGGACCCGGAGTCCACCTACGTGCGCAAGCCCCCGTACTTCGACGGCATGGGCACCGAGCCCGCCCCCGTCGAGGACATCTCGGGCGCGCGCGTGCTGGCCAAGCTGGGCGACTCGGTGACCACCGACCACATCTCGCCGGCCGGTGCGATCAAGGCCGACACCCCCGCCGGCAAGTACCTCACGGAGCACGGTGTCGAGCGCCGCGACTTCAACAGCTACGGCTCGCGGCGCGGCAACCACGAGGTGATGATCCGCGGGACGTTCGCCAACATCCGGTTGCGCAACCAGATCGCGGAGGGCACCGAGGGCGGCTACACCCGTGACTTCACGCAGCAGGACGCGCCGGTCTCCTTCATCTACGACGCCTCGCAGAACTACCAGTCGCAGGGCATCCCGCTGGTCGTCCTGGCGGGCAAGGAGTACGGCTCCGGCTCGTCCCGCGACTGGGCGGCCAAGGGCACCGCGCTGCTGGGTGTCAAGGTCGTCATCGCCGAGTCCTACGAGCGCATCCACCGCTCGAACCTGATCGGCATGGGCGTGCTGCCGCTCCAGTTCCCCGAGGGGCAGAGCGCCGAGTCGCTGGGGCTGACCGGGGAGGAGACCTTCAGCTTCTCCGGGATCACCGCTCTCAACGACGGCGGCATCCCCGCGACGGTCGGGGTCAGCACGGAGACGGGCGTCTCCTTCGACGCGACCGTACGCATCGACACCCCTGGTGAGGCCGACTACTACCGCAACGGCGGGATCATGCAGTACGTACTGCGCTCGCTGATCAACGCGTAG
- a CDS encoding carbohydrate ABC transporter permease: MEHGKYRFIVGFLIVPLTIYAVFVIWPFAQSIYYSFTDWTGLSPDFKMVGFDNYIKLFSDEVFWKSLQHSLLFLLLLPLVTISLALFFAFMINVGGRRRKNSAVSGVRGSSFYKIVYFFPQVLSIAIVALLFRFAYNPRSGSLNAALDAVGLSALKTAWLGDPETALWAVMAVMVWSTVGFFVVLFSAAMTSIPRDYYEAALLDGADRITTFFRITLPLLWDTVQSGWIYMGILALGAEAFAVVQIMTTGPGGPAYSTTVLPLYVYLKAFRDGQAAYATTIGVALLVVTLAFAAVVLKLGRRERLEY; the protein is encoded by the coding sequence ATGGAGCACGGCAAGTACCGGTTCATCGTGGGGTTCTTGATCGTTCCCCTCACGATCTACGCGGTCTTTGTCATCTGGCCGTTTGCCCAGTCGATCTACTATTCGTTCACCGACTGGACCGGACTGAGTCCGGACTTCAAGATGGTCGGCTTCGACAACTACATCAAGCTGTTCAGCGACGAGGTCTTCTGGAAGTCGCTGCAGCACAGCTTGTTGTTCCTTCTGCTGCTGCCGCTGGTGACGATCAGCCTCGCGCTGTTCTTCGCATTCATGATCAACGTCGGGGGGAGGCGGCGGAAGAACTCCGCCGTCTCCGGCGTTCGTGGATCCAGCTTCTACAAGATCGTCTACTTCTTCCCGCAGGTGCTGTCGATCGCCATCGTCGCCCTGCTCTTCCGCTTCGCCTACAACCCGCGCAGCGGCTCGCTCAACGCGGCGCTGGACGCGGTGGGTCTCTCCGCGCTGAAGACGGCGTGGCTGGGCGACCCGGAAACGGCGCTGTGGGCGGTCATGGCCGTCATGGTGTGGAGCACGGTCGGCTTCTTCGTCGTGCTCTTCTCGGCCGCCATGACGTCCATACCGCGTGACTACTACGAGGCCGCGCTGCTGGACGGGGCCGACCGGATCACCACGTTCTTCCGGATCACTCTGCCCCTGCTGTGGGACACCGTGCAGTCCGGCTGGATCTACATGGGAATCCTGGCGCTGGGTGCCGAGGCGTTCGCGGTGGTGCAGATCATGACCACCGGTCCGGGCGGTCCTGCCTACTCCACCACCGTGCTGCCGCTGTACGTGTACCTGAAGGCATTCCGCGACGGGCAGGCCGCATACGCCACCACGATCGGCGTGGCGCTGCTCGTGGTCACTCTGGCCTTCGCGGCCGTCGTACTGAAACTGGGTCGCCGCGAGAGGCTGGAGTACTGA
- the ngcE gene encoding N-acetylglucosamine/diacetylchitobiose ABC transporter substrate-binding protein — protein sequence MGSNHVNRRNLIKQAAAAGLIAVPAVGALTSCASGSGEDNKVEKGKKTKDNPLGVNKSAALEIYIFDGGFGTKYAKDAQAVYEKNFPKAKTKLKSTQKIQSVLQPRFNGGTPPDLIDNSGAEQMDMGVLVGKKQLTDLTDLLDAPSIDDPSKKVRDTLRPGVVEMGQFDGSPVWIMYYAYTVYGVWYSQKALDKLDAEYPENWDDMLALCAKAKKKGMAGWTYAGKHPYYLPFSLYPFMAKIGGPKVLEAIDNLEPGAWKQPAVKAALEAYYELYKKGYILDGTPGLDHIESQTAWNEGKALFIPNGSWVENEAKKTTPKDFEMRVAAPSGLDSGDKLPFGTLWASGGEPFIVPAKAKNPAGGMEQLRIMLGEASSKNFTKQVSSLTSFNGGTEGLTLPPGLQSAVDALDKAGKNIVNPRIQDWYVALQKEKIGVACLGEMMAGRMTPAETIKKAQKYTDEAREDDSITHYKHN from the coding sequence ATGGGATCCAACCACGTCAACCGCCGTAATCTGATCAAGCAGGCAGCCGCAGCCGGCCTGATAGCCGTCCCCGCCGTCGGAGCGCTCACTTCCTGCGCCAGCGGAAGCGGTGAGGACAACAAGGTCGAGAAGGGCAAGAAGACCAAGGACAACCCGCTCGGCGTGAACAAGAGCGCCGCGCTGGAGATCTACATCTTCGACGGGGGCTTCGGCACCAAGTACGCCAAGGACGCCCAGGCCGTCTACGAGAAGAACTTCCCCAAGGCCAAGACCAAGCTGAAGTCGACCCAGAAGATCCAGTCCGTACTTCAGCCCCGCTTCAACGGCGGCACCCCGCCGGACCTGATCGACAACTCGGGCGCCGAGCAGATGGACATGGGCGTCCTGGTGGGCAAGAAGCAGCTCACCGACCTCACGGACCTGCTCGACGCACCCTCCATCGACGACCCGAGCAAGAAGGTGCGCGACACCCTGCGCCCCGGCGTGGTCGAGATGGGCCAGTTCGACGGCAGCCCGGTGTGGATCATGTACTACGCCTACACCGTGTACGGCGTCTGGTACTCCCAGAAGGCGCTCGACAAGCTCGACGCGGAGTACCCGGAGAACTGGGACGACATGCTCGCCCTCTGCGCCAAGGCGAAGAAGAAGGGCATGGCCGGCTGGACGTACGCGGGCAAGCACCCGTACTACCTGCCCTTCAGCCTGTACCCCTTCATGGCCAAGATCGGCGGCCCGAAGGTTCTCGAGGCCATCGACAACCTGGAGCCCGGCGCCTGGAAGCAGCCGGCGGTCAAGGCGGCCCTCGAGGCGTACTACGAGCTGTACAAGAAGGGCTACATCCTCGACGGCACCCCGGGCCTGGACCACATCGAGTCGCAGACCGCGTGGAACGAGGGCAAGGCGCTGTTCATCCCGAACGGCTCCTGGGTGGAGAACGAGGCGAAGAAGACCACGCCGAAGGACTTCGAGATGCGGGTGGCCGCGCCCTCCGGCCTGGACAGCGGCGACAAGCTGCCCTTCGGCACGCTGTGGGCCTCCGGCGGCGAGCCGTTCATCGTGCCCGCCAAGGCCAAGAACCCCGCAGGCGGCATGGAGCAGTTGCGGATCATGCTCGGTGAGGCGTCCTCGAAGAACTTCACCAAGCAGGTCTCCTCGCTGACGTCCTTCAACGGCGGCACCGAGGGCCTGACGCTGCCCCCGGGCCTGCAGTCGGCCGTGGACGCGCTGGACAAGGCGGGCAAGAACATCGTCAACCCCCGCATCCAGGACTGGTACGTGGCCCTCCAGAAGGAGAAGATCGGCGTGGCCTGCCTGGGCGAGATGATGGCCGGACGCATGACCCCGGCCGAAACGATCAAGAAGGCCCAGAAGTACACCGACGAAGCGCGCGAAGACGACTCCATCACGCACTACAAGCACAACTGA
- a CDS encoding helix-turn-helix domain-containing protein — MTDDYLARIGQLIRDARQHRGWTQVKLAEALGTSQSAVNRIERGNQNISLEMIARISEALDSEIVSLGYSGPMHLRVVGGRRLSGSIDVKTSKNACVALLCASLLNSGRTVLRRVARIEEVFRILEVLSSIGVRARWINDGADLEIVPPAELDLEAIDADAARRTRSIIMFLGPLLHRVDQFRIPYAGGCDLGTRTVQPHMIALRRFGLEITATEGLYHAVVESSVTPGGPIVLTERGDTVTENALLAAARHEGVTVIRNASSNYMVQDLCFFLEQLGVKVEGIGTTTLTVHGVAEIDVDVDYSPSEDPVEAMSLLAAAVVTGSELTVCRVPVEFLEIELAVLDEMGLDTDRSPEYAADNGRTRLVDLTVRPSKLEAPADKIHPMPFPGINIDNVPFFAAIAAVAEGQTLIHDWVYDNRAIYLTDLNRLGGRLQLLDPHRVLVEGPTRWRAAEMMCPPALRPAVVVLLGMLAAEGTSVLRNVYVINRGYEDLAERLNEVGAQIETFRDI; from the coding sequence ATGACTGATGACTACCTGGCCCGCATCGGGCAACTCATTCGCGACGCCCGTCAGCACCGGGGCTGGACACAAGTGAAGCTCGCCGAAGCCCTGGGCACGAGCCAAAGCGCGGTGAACCGGATCGAGCGGGGAAACCAGAACATCAGTCTTGAGATGATCGCGCGCATCTCCGAGGCGCTCGACAGTGAGATCGTCTCGCTCGGCTACTCCGGCCCGATGCACCTGCGCGTCGTCGGCGGGCGCCGCTTGTCCGGCAGCATCGACGTCAAGACGAGCAAGAACGCGTGCGTCGCCCTTTTGTGCGCCTCGCTCCTCAACTCCGGGCGTACGGTGCTGCGCCGCGTCGCCAGGATCGAAGAGGTCTTCCGCATCCTCGAGGTGCTCTCCTCCATCGGCGTCCGCGCCCGGTGGATCAACGACGGCGCCGATCTGGAGATCGTGCCCCCCGCGGAGCTGGACCTGGAGGCCATCGACGCGGACGCCGCGCGCCGCACCCGCAGCATCATCATGTTCCTCGGTCCGCTGCTGCACCGCGTGGACCAGTTCCGCATCCCGTACGCGGGCGGATGCGACCTCGGAACGCGCACCGTGCAGCCGCACATGATCGCCCTGCGCCGGTTCGGTCTGGAGATCACGGCGACCGAGGGCCTGTACCACGCGGTGGTGGAGAGCTCCGTCACGCCCGGGGGGCCCATCGTGCTGACCGAGCGCGGTGACACCGTCACCGAGAACGCTCTGCTGGCCGCGGCCCGGCACGAGGGCGTCACGGTGATCCGCAACGCCTCCTCCAACTACATGGTCCAGGACCTGTGCTTCTTCCTGGAGCAGCTCGGCGTCAAGGTCGAGGGCATCGGCACGACGACGCTGACCGTGCACGGTGTCGCGGAGATCGACGTCGACGTCGACTACTCCCCCTCCGAGGACCCGGTGGAGGCGATGAGCCTGCTGGCGGCCGCGGTCGTCACCGGTTCCGAACTGACCGTCTGCCGGGTGCCGGTGGAGTTCCTGGAGATCGAACTCGCGGTGCTGGACGAGATGGGCCTCGACACCGACCGCAGCCCGGAGTACGCGGCGGACAACGGCCGTACGCGCCTGGTCGACCTGACCGTGCGCCCCTCCAAGCTGGAGGCGCCGGCGGACAAGATCCACCCGATGCCCTTCCCCGGCATCAACATCGACAACGTCCCGTTCTTCGCGGCGATCGCCGCCGTCGCGGAGGGGCAGACGCTCATCCACGACTGGGTCTACGACAACCGCGCCATCTACCTCACCGACCTGAACCGCCTCGGCGGACGGCTCCAACTCCTCGACCCGCACCGGGTCCTGGTCGAGGGCCCGACGCGCTGGCGGGCGGCGGAGATGATGTGCCCGCCCGCGCTGCGGCCGGC
- a CDS encoding ROK family transcriptional regulator, which yields METPGSQSSLHRANLERVVRAVRMAGSLTQAEIARTTGLSAATVSNIVRELKESGTVQVTPTSAGGRRARAVSLSGDAGAVVGVDFGHSHLRVAVGNLAHQVLAEEAEPIDVDASADEGFDRAEQLVHRLIATTGISREKLIGVGLGVPGPIDVETGELGSTSILPGWSGTHPREELASRLGVPVHVDNDANLGALGEQVWGNGRGATDLAYIKVASGVGAGLVINGQIYRGPGGTAGEIGHITLDESGPVCRCGNRGCLETFTAARYVLPLLHSSHGTDLTMARVVQLAREGDPGCRRVVGDLGRHIGSGVANLCNLLNPSRVVLGGDLAEAGDVVLGPVRDSVARYAIPSAARQLTVVPGTLGGRAEVLGALALVLSEMGDATLLEPSAAVPARRASGDVDGERRAPVGAVAASV from the coding sequence GTGGAGACTCCGGGGTCGCAGTCCTCGCTGCACCGGGCGAACCTCGAGCGGGTCGTGCGGGCGGTACGCATGGCGGGCTCGCTCACCCAGGCGGAGATCGCCCGCACCACGGGGCTGTCCGCGGCGACGGTCTCCAACATCGTCCGGGAGCTCAAGGAGAGCGGAACCGTCCAGGTCACGCCCACCTCGGCGGGCGGGCGCAGGGCGCGTGCGGTGTCGCTGAGCGGCGACGCGGGCGCCGTCGTCGGAGTCGACTTCGGGCACTCGCATCTGCGTGTCGCCGTGGGCAATCTCGCGCACCAGGTGCTGGCCGAGGAGGCCGAGCCCATCGACGTGGACGCCTCGGCCGACGAAGGCTTCGACCGGGCCGAGCAGCTCGTGCACCGGCTCATCGCCACCACCGGCATCAGCCGCGAGAAGCTGATCGGCGTGGGGCTCGGCGTCCCCGGGCCGATCGATGTGGAGACCGGTGAGCTGGGATCGACGTCCATCCTCCCCGGCTGGAGCGGCACACACCCGCGTGAGGAGCTGGCCTCGCGGCTCGGCGTGCCTGTGCACGTCGACAACGACGCCAACCTCGGCGCCCTGGGCGAGCAGGTGTGGGGCAACGGGCGGGGCGCGACGGACCTGGCGTACATCAAGGTCGCCAGCGGTGTCGGCGCCGGCCTCGTCATCAACGGGCAGATCTACCGCGGTCCCGGCGGCACGGCGGGCGAGATCGGCCACATCACCCTGGACGAGTCGGGCCCGGTCTGCCGCTGCGGCAACCGCGGCTGCCTTGAAACCTTCACCGCGGCCCGCTACGTACTGCCACTTCTGCACTCCAGCCACGGCACCGACCTGACCATGGCGCGGGTGGTCCAGCTGGCGCGCGAGGGGGACCCCGGGTGCCGGAGGGTGGTCGGCGACCTCGGCCGCCACATCGGCAGCGGCGTCGCCAACCTCTGCAACCTGCTCAACCCCAGCCGCGTCGTCCTCGGCGGCGATCTCGCCGAGGCGGGCGACGTGGTGCTCGGGCCCGTGCGCGACTCCGTCGCGCGGTACGCGATCCCCAGCGCCGCCCGCCAGTTGACGGTGGTTCCGGGCACCCTCGGCGGCCGTGCGGAGGTGCTGGGCGCGCTGGCCCTGGTGCTCAGCGAGATGGGAGACGCGACGCTCCTGGAGCCCTCGGCCGCCGTACCGGCAAGACGGGCCTCGGGCGACGTCGACGGTGAACGCAGAGCGCCCGTCGGGGCCGTCGCGGCGTCCGTCTGA